The Actinocorallia herbida DNA window ATGAGGGTGGCGGCGGCCCCCTCGAAGGCGTCCGAGGCCTCCGCCTTCGCCAGGAGGACGAGCCGGTGGGCCTCGTCGGCCGCGCCCGCGTCGAGGGCGACGGCGGCCGTGAAGACCAGGGCACGGGCCGCCGAGACCGCGATGGCGGTCTCCGCGCAGCGATGCTGGATCGCCTGGTAGGTGCCGATCACCTGGTCGAACTGGGTGCGGATCCGGGCGTAGGCGACGGTGTGGTCCAGGCAGCCCTGGGCGCCGCCGACCTGCTCGGCGGCCAGCAGCAGCCGGGCCGCGTCGCCGACCCGGCCGAGCGCGGCCCGGTCGCCCGGCGCGGTGAGCCGCACCGCGGGGACGCCGTCGAGGCGCAGCGCGGCGGGCCGTGCCGTGAGATCGGTCGCCGCGACCGGCGTCCGGGTCACCCCTTCCTCGCCGAGCCGGACCAGGACCGCGCACGGGCCCTGCGCGGTGTCGGCGATCGCGAGGAGGACGTCGGCGGTCATCCCGTGTGCGGCGTCCGGCACCGATCCGCCGACCAGTCCGTCGCCGTCCAGGACGAGTCCGGGCTGGAGCGCGGCGAAGCCCTGCGGCATCGCGACGGTCTCGGCGCCGGTGAGCACCCCGTCGAAGTCGGCCTCGGCCGATCCGAGCGCCCAGGCCGCGAGCACCGAGGCGCGCAGCGGCCCCGCGTACAGGACCGCCCCCGCCTCCTCGGCCGCCGCGGTCAGATGGACCAGGCCGAGGCCGAGCCCTCCCGCGCCCTCCGGCGCCGCCATCGAGACGAGGCCGACGTCCCCGGCCAGCGCCTTCCAGCGGCCGGCGTCGTACCCGGGGTCGTCGGCCGGGGCGTCGCGGAGCCTCCGGGCCTCGTCCAGGCCGCCGGTGTCGGCGAAGTAGCCGCGCAGGGCCGCCCGCACCTCGTCCTGGCTGAGCAGTTCGTCGCTCATGACCGTGCCTCCGTCGTCTGGCGTGCGGGCTTCGGCGGGCGCGGCAGCCCGAGCCCGCGCTGCGCGATGATGTTGAGCTGGATCTCGTCGGTGCCGCCCGCCAGATGCAGCGCGGGAGCGCCGAGGACGAACTCCGCCCACGCGTGCGTGTCGGGTTCGCCGGAGTCGGTGAAGGCGAGCTCGCCGAGCACCTCGCCCGCGAGCCCGGCCATCCGGTCGACGGCCCGGGTCATCAGCATCTTCAGCACCGACCCGGACGCCGGGCCCAGCGAGCCCCACGCCCCCTCGGGCAGCTCCGCCGCGGCCTTCATCGCGACGACCGACGCGACGGTCCCGG harbors:
- a CDS encoding acyl-CoA dehydrogenase family protein, whose translation is MSDELLSQDEVRAALRGYFADTGGLDEARRLRDAPADDPGYDAGRWKALAGDVGLVSMAAPEGAGGLGLGLVHLTAAAEEAGAVLYAGPLRASVLAAWALGSAEADFDGVLTGAETVAMPQGFAALQPGLVLDGDGLVGGSVPDAAHGMTADVLLAIADTAQGPCAVLVRLGEEGVTRTPVAATDLTARPAALRLDGVPAVRLTAPGDRAALGRVGDAARLLLAAEQVGGAQGCLDHTVAYARIRTQFDQVIGTYQAIQHRCAETAIAVSAARALVFTAAVALDAGAADEAHRLVLLAKAEASDAFEGAAATLIQVNGGIGFTWEHDAHLYYRRAKATAAYDGRPSRLRDEAVASGALALLTR